In Alkalihalobacillus sp. AL-G, the genomic stretch TCGAAATGTTCATTGAAAGAGCTTTAGAACAACACTCTCTCATAAAAGATCCTACTCTCGAAGAGATTCGTGAAGTCGACCTTATGTCACGTGAATTTGTACAATCACTTCTTGTTTAAAGGTGGTCAGTAAATGAATACATTTATCGCGATCGTAATTATTTTTGGTGCACTTGTGTTTTTCCATGAGTTGGGTCACCTTTTACTTGCAAAACGTGCAGGTATACTTTGCCGGGAATTTGCAATCGGATTTGGTCCGAAGATTTTTTCTTCTAAAAAGGGAGAAACGCTATACACGGTCAGATTACTTCCTCTAGGTGGATTTGTAAGAATGGCCGGAGAAGACCCTGAGGGTATAGAAGTCAAGCCGGGTTCGCGTGTAGGGCTTGTTTTTGATGCGGAAAATCGCGTCAAGGAAATTGTTGCAAATCAAGTTTCCAAATATCCAAATGCTAAGGTTGTAACGGTTGAACGAGCTGATATTGAAAGAGAGCTTATTATTAAGGCTCATGTTGATGATGAATTATCTGAAACGTATCCTATCCACCCAGAAGCTAATTATGTTCAAGATGGAATGCTTACTCAGATTGCTCCGTATGACAGGCAGTTCGGTTCAAAACCATTGCTAGCTCGTTTTCTTGCTATTTTTGCCGGGCCGTTAATGAACTTTTTACTAGCATTTGTCCTCTTAGCAGCCTATGCACTAACACAAGGTATTCCTGTCAATGAATCAATGCTTGGAAAGGTTGTTGACGGTGACCCTGCTGCGGAAGCAGGCTTACAAAAGGGAGACCGAGTTTTAGCAGTAGATGGGGAAGCTGTTAACACATGGGAAGAGCTGGTTATCGTCATTCAGAAGAACCCGAACGAAGAGCTTCAATTTTCGATTGAACGAAATGGGGAAACAGTGTCTGTTCCGGTTACACCTGGTGAAAGAGAAGGAAGTAACGGAAAGGCTGAAGGGTTTGTTGGTGTTTATATGCCAACAGAAATTTCCTTCCTTGGTTCGTTGCAATATGGACTCGAGAAAACGGGTCAACTTACAGTGGCCATCATTCAGGCACTTGGCCAGTTAGTCACCGGACAAATCTCGATCGATAATTTATCAGGTCCAGTCGGAATTTATAAGTATACGGATCAAGCAGCAGATGAAGGAGCTTTTGTCCTTTTACAATGGGCAGCCTTCCTCAG encodes the following:
- the rseP gene encoding RIP metalloprotease RseP, giving the protein MNTFIAIVIIFGALVFFHELGHLLLAKRAGILCREFAIGFGPKIFSSKKGETLYTVRLLPLGGFVRMAGEDPEGIEVKPGSRVGLVFDAENRVKEIVANQVSKYPNAKVVTVERADIERELIIKAHVDDELSETYPIHPEANYVQDGMLTQIAPYDRQFGSKPLLARFLAIFAGPLMNFLLAFVLLAAYALTQGIPVNESMLGKVVDGDPAAEAGLQKGDRVLAVDGEAVNTWEELVIVIQKNPNEELQFSIERNGETVSVPVTPGEREGSNGKAEGFVGVYMPTEISFLGSLQYGLEKTGQLTVAIIQALGQLVTGQISIDNLSGPVGIYKYTDQAADEGAFVLLQWAAFLSINLGIFNLLPLPALDGGRLTFLAVEGIRGKPIDPQKEGMVHFIGFALLMLLMIVVTWNDIHKFFIQ